A region of Amblyraja radiata isolate CabotCenter1 chromosome 22, sAmbRad1.1.pri, whole genome shotgun sequence DNA encodes the following proteins:
- the LOC116985469 gene encoding galanin receptor type 2-like, which yields MTDDDGIMSGHWNASENYPLNDNASVIVPIVFSLIFLLGTIGNSLVLAVLFRNGQMGHNTTNLFILNLSVADFFFIIFCVPFQATIYTLEGWVFGSFMCKAVHFFIYLAMYASSFTLAAVSVDRYLAIRYPLRSRELRTPCNAITVMVVIWGLSIVFAGPYLSYYDLIPYEWFYICMPAWQEPKRKIMDTSTFIFGYIVPVAIIGLSYARTIKFLWTAVDPIEYISESKKAKRKVTKMVIIVTVLFCLCWLPHHVLILCFHYGHFPFNQATYAFRLLSHCMAYVNSCLNPIVYALVSKHFRKGFKKVFTCLLSKKGTNKVHMVHVLSGSTDVSHLNDENARQHGCELRDRQPSRAQGRAMTITMPCRQPS from the exons ATGACTGATGATGATGGCATAATGTCGGGGCACTGGAATGCCTCTGAGAACTACCCGCTCAACGACAATGCCAGTGTCATTGTGCCCATTGTCTTCTCTTTGATCTTCCTGCTCGGGACTATCGGCAACAGCTTGGTCCTCGCCGTGCTGTTCAGGAATGGCCAGATGGGACACAACACGACCAACCTCTTCATTCTCAACCTGAGCGTGGCCGATTTTTTCTTCATCATATTTTGCGTCCCATTTCAAGCCACGATCTACACCCTGGAAGGCTGGGTCTTTGGCTCTTTCATGTGCAAGGCTGTCCACTTCTTCATCTACCTGGCAATGTACGCAAGCAGCTTCACATTAGCCGCCGTTTCAGTGGACAG ATACCTGGCTATCCGATACCCCCTCCGGTCACGGGAACTGCGCACTCCCTGCAACGCCATTACCGTCATGGTGGTCATATGGGGTCTTTCCATCGTCTTTGCTGGCCCCTACCTGAGCTACTATGACCTTATCCCTTACGAATGGTTCTACATCTGCATGCCGGCATGGCAGGAGCCAAAGAGAAAGATCATGGACACGTCCACATTCATATTTGGATATATCGTCCCCGTGGCCATCATAGGCCTGTCTTATGCCAGGACCATCAAGTTCCTCTGGACTGCTGTAGACCCAATAGAATATATATCTGAGTCCAAGAAGGCCAAGAGGAAGGTGACCAAGATGGTCATCATAGTGACCGTGCTGTTCTGTCTCTGCTGGCTCCCTCATCACGTCCTGATCCTGTGCTTCCACTACGGACACTTCCCCTTCAACCAGGCCACCTACGCCTTCAGGCTCCTGTCTCACTGCATGGCCTACGTCAACTCCTGCCTCAACCCCATCGTCTACGCCCTGGTTTCCAAGCACTTCCGCAAAGGCTTCAAGAAGGTGTTCACCTGCCTGCTGAGCAAGAAGGGCACGAATAAGGTTCACATGGTCCACGTGCTCAGCGGATCCACGGATGTCTCGCACCTGAACGACGAGAACGCTCGGCAGCACGGCTGTGAGCTGAGGGACCGGCAGCCCTCCAGGGCCCAGGGAAGAGCCATGACCATCACCATGCCCTGTCGCCAGCCCTCCTGA